Part of the Musa acuminata AAA Group cultivar baxijiao chromosome BXJ2-7, Cavendish_Baxijiao_AAA, whole genome shotgun sequence genome is shown below.
TTTTTAGCAAAAAAAGGCCTGCGGCCCAATCTAATCTATAAGCTAATATTGTTTGTAAGGTAGACAATTATTAATGTGTAATCTAGCAAAGTTGTAGGGCAGATCAATAGAGAGTTCGgcttcataattttaaaatatcgcCTGCTTTTCTGGCAGCTTAATTTTTGACTTCATCCAGAGCAAGGAATTCGGAGCAGTCAGCTCCTTTGCGAGTGAATTCCCTTAAAAGGTCTTTAGTTAACAACTTCAGGGATGTCCGGAATGTCGCTGAGAAATTCTTGCTGCCTTCAATAACTTCATTTATCCCTTGACTGATTGTGCATCCAACTTGAACACCATTCATGTAAGCGTAACATGCTTTGAGGATGGTGCCTCCATGCTTTCGGAAATGTCCAGCAACAAAGTCCCCAAAATGCTAAAACAACCATTGTAAATGCCAGAGTCATGTAAAGAATTTGAAGCTTCCGAATTATATGTGTTGATACTTTGAAAAATCTACAAAATTACAGAAAAGAAAGTGTGGCACATACCTTTGGGGGATTCCTAACCAAATACAGCATCGTTCTGCAGGATAAAACAAAAGCACCCTCATTGTAAATCAGGGATCGCTTCTCTACATCAGGTGTACTTTTTATCTCGGCATATACTGGCTCATTAAAAAATGGCTTGGCATTCAGAACTAGAGCCTGAATAGAGACCAGAACCTGCAGCATGGATGACTTGTATGGTATCCACTTCTCACATCCCTCGCCAGACCATGTGTTGAGAAGGCTAAGACAAACTCTACCAGAATCATACAAATTTGGGTTTATTCGAAGTCCACCAGATCTGTAATAAACTTCC
Proteins encoded:
- the LOC103992791 gene encoding putative ubiquitin-conjugating enzyme E2 38, with amino-acid sequence MQTPLPAAGSKSSFWSSPREMVFASLSKLRIFPRKSSTGGPDVTAPSFSSSASSSSQQQMKKSPNSAGENTSKRKMKTTFDDEIDMKYRLFKQFDVVQDHSDHYYKFSKIKRLFPLQPTKDWVRWIQHEWKILENDLPETIYVRAYEERMDILRAVIVGPAGTPYHDGLFFFDIFFPPTYPQKPPEVYYRSGGLRINPNLYDSGRVCLSLLNTWSGEGCEKWIPYKSSMLQVLVSIQALVLNAKPFFNEPVYAEIKSTPDVEKRSLIYNEGAFVLSCRTMLYLVRNPPKHFGDFVAGHFRKHGGTILKACYAYMNGVQVGCTISQGINEVIEGSKNFSATFRTSLKLLTKDLLREFTRKGADCSEFLALDEVKN